The following coding sequences lie in one Gadus macrocephalus chromosome 1, ASM3116895v1 genomic window:
- the uckl1b gene encoding uridine-cytidine kinase-like 1 isoform X8 → MDSFYKVLSKDEQNLAADNNYNFDHPDAFDFDLLTHTLRKLKLGKSVKIPVYDFTTHGRQKEWKTVYGASVVIFEGIMSFADKELLQLLDMKIFVDTDSDIRLVRRLRRDITERGRDIGGVIKQYNKYVKPAFDQYIEPTMRLADIVVPRGGGNMVAIDLIVQHVHSQLEETTLSLSSPNHQPPTLPSLTARAQRQRKLRWDMAALASAHQAQPLPQTLSVLESTPQVRGMHTIIRNKETSRDEFIFYSKRLMRLLIERALSFLPSQSHTVQTPQGEDYEGRSFDGKRVTGVSILRAGETMEPALRAVCKDVRIGKILIQTNQDTGEPELHYLRLPREIGEDHVILMDCTVSTGAAAMMAVRVLLDHDVQEDKILLVSLLMAEMGVHSVAYAFPQVQIITTAVDKEVNDLFHIIPGIGNFGDRYFGTDAPPDWSDDEMDEPSY, encoded by the exons GACACACACGCTGCGCAAACTCAAACTGGGCAAGAGTGTGAAAATCCCTGTGTACGACTTTACGACTCACGGGCGACAGAAGGAGTGG AAAACGGTGTATGGCGCGAGCGTTGTCATCTTCGAGGGGATCATGTCCTTTGCAGATAAAGAACTGCTGCAG CTGCTGGACATGAAGATCTTTGTGGACACGGACTCGGACATCCGCCTGGTGCGCCGGCTGCGGAGGGACATCACGGAGCGGGGCCGCGACATCGGGGGCGTCATCAAGCAGTACAACAAGTATGTGAAGCCCGCCTTCGACCAGTACATCGAGCCCACCATGCGTTTGGCAGACATCGTCGTACCGCGAG GTGGTGGCAACATGGTGGCCATTGACTTGATTGTGCAGCATGTCCACAGCCAACTGGAAGAG accactctctcgctctcctctccaaACCACCAACCCCCAACCCTGCCATCGCTCACAGCGAGAGCTCAGCGTCAG AGGAAACTACGCTGGGATAT GGCAGCTCTGGCCTCGGCCCACCAGGCCCAGCCCCTCCCGCAGACCCTCAGTGTCCTGGAGAGCACCCCCCAGGTCCGGGGGATGCACACCATCATCAG AAACAAGGAGACCAGCCGTGACGAGTTCATCTTCTACTCAAAGAGGTTGATGCGGTTGCTGATCGAGCGGGCGctgtccttcctcccctctcag TCCCACACCGTCCAGACGCCCCAGGGAGAGGACTACGAGGGCAGGTCCTTCGACGGAAAGAGG GTGACGGGCGTGTCCATCCTGCGGGCCGGGGAAACCATGGAGCCGGCCCTGAGGGCGGTCTGCAAGGACGTCCGCATCGGCAAGATCCTCATCCAGACCAACCAGGACACGGGGGAGCCAGAG CTCCACTACCTGCGGCTGCCCAGGGAGATTGGGGAGGACCACGTGATCCTGATGGACTGCACCGTCTCCACGGGCGCTGCCGCCATGATGGCCGTCAGAGTTCTGCTG GACCATGACGTCCAGGAGGATAAGATCCTGCTGGTGTCCCTGCTCATGGCGGAGATGGGAGTCCACTCCGTGGCCTACGCCTTCCCCCAGGTCCAGATCATCACCACAGCGGTGGACAAGGAGGTCAACGATCTGTTCCACATCATCCCCGGCATCG GTAACTTTGGGGATAGATATTTCGGTACCGACGCGCCCCCGGATTGGAGCGACGACGAGATGGATGAGCCCAGTTACTGA